In the Longimicrobium sp. genome, one interval contains:
- a CDS encoding GTP-binding protein, whose amino-acid sequence MAKAKFERTKPHVNVGTIGHVDHGKTTLTAAITRIQAAKGLADFVSFDNIDKA is encoded by the coding sequence ATGGCCAAGGCTAAGTTCGAGCGCACCAAGCCGCACGTGAACGTGGGCACCATCGGCCACGTCGACCACGGCAAGACCACGCTGACCGCCGCGATCACGCGGATCCAGGCGGCGAAGGGGCTGGCCGACTTCGTGAGCTTCGACAACATCGACAAGGCT